From the Flavobacterium galactosidilyticum genome, one window contains:
- the fabF gene encoding beta-ketoacyl-ACP synthase II produces the protein MVLRRVVVTGLGALTPIGNNIQEYWNGLMNGVSGAAPITYFDASKFRTHFACELKNFNAENFLDRKEARKMDRYAQYAMVASDEAVVDAGFNLEKLDKDRIGVIWGSGIGGLETFQIEMLNFAAGDGTPKFNPFFIPKMISDIACGHISIKYGFRGPNFATVSACASSTNAIIDAFNYIRLGHADAMITGGSEAAVTIAGMGGFNAMHALSTRNDDPKTASRPMDKDRDGFVLGEGAGALILEEYEHAIARGAKIYCEIGGGGMSADAYHITAPHPEGLGAKNVMINCLRDAGLQPSDVDGVNMHGTSTPLGDIAESKAILHVFGEHAYTMNLNSTKSMTGHLLGAAGAIETISSILSLKHGIVPPTINHFTDDENIDSKLNFTFNKPQKRDMKVVMSNTFGFGGHNACVLVKKLEI, from the coding sequence ATGGTATTAAGACGAGTTGTTGTAACAGGTTTAGGCGCTCTTACACCTATAGGAAATAATATTCAAGAATATTGGAATGGACTTATGAATGGCGTTAGCGGAGCAGCGCCAATAACCTATTTTGATGCGTCTAAGTTTAGAACTCATTTTGCTTGCGAATTGAAAAATTTTAATGCTGAAAATTTTCTAGATAGAAAAGAAGCAAGAAAAATGGACCGCTATGCACAATATGCAATGGTTGCCTCTGACGAAGCAGTTGTTGATGCTGGTTTTAACTTAGAAAAATTAGACAAAGATAGAATTGGTGTTATTTGGGGATCAGGAATTGGTGGTCTAGAAACATTTCAAATCGAAATGTTAAACTTCGCCGCAGGTGATGGAACTCCAAAATTCAATCCTTTCTTTATTCCTAAAATGATTTCGGATATTGCTTGCGGGCATATTTCAATAAAATATGGTTTTAGAGGTCCTAATTTTGCTACTGTTTCAGCTTGTGCATCGTCAACTAATGCTATTATAGACGCTTTCAATTACATTCGTTTAGGCCATGCAGATGCGATGATCACTGGCGGATCTGAAGCTGCTGTAACGATTGCAGGAATGGGTGGTTTTAATGCAATGCATGCTTTATCAACCAGAAATGACGATCCAAAAACAGCTTCAAGACCAATGGATAAAGACCGTGATGGTTTTGTTCTTGGTGAAGGAGCAGGAGCATTAATTCTTGAAGAGTACGAACATGCTATTGCTCGTGGTGCTAAAATCTATTGCGAAATAGGTGGTGGCGGTATGTCAGCAGACGCTTATCATATTACTGCTCCACATCCTGAAGGATTAGGCGCTAAAAATGTTATGATTAACTGTTTGAGAGATGCAGGTTTACAACCATCTGATGTAGATGGAGTGAACATGCATGGAACATCAACGCCTCTCGGTGATATTGCAGAATCAAAAGCGATATTGCACGTTTTTGGAGAGCATGCTTACACGATGAATTTAAATTCAACTAAATCTATGACAGGCCATTTACTTGGAGCTGCTGGAGCTATTGAAACTATTTCTTCGATTCTTTCGTTGAAACATGGTATTGTACCTCCTACTATCAATCATTTTACAGATGATGAGAACATAGATTCTAAATTGAATTTCACATTCAACAAACCTCAAAAAAGAGACATGAAAGTTGTTATGAGTAACACTTTCGGTTTTGGAGGACATAATGCTTGTGTATTAGTAAAAAAATTAGAAATCTAA
- a CDS encoding acyl carrier protein, with product MSDIASRVKAIIVDKLGVDENEVVTEASFTNDLGADSLDTVELIMEFEKEFDIQIPDDQAENIATVGQAISYIEEAKK from the coding sequence ATGTCAGACATTGCATCAAGAGTAAAAGCGATTATCGTAGACAAATTAGGCGTTGACGAAAACGAAGTTGTAACAGAAGCAAGCTTCACTAATGATTTAGGAGCTGACTCATTAGACACTGTAGAGCTTATTATGGAATTCGAAAAAGAATTTGACATTCAAATTCCAGACGATCAAGCAGAAAACATTGCTACTGTAGGTCAAGCTATCTCATACATCGAGGAAGCTAAAAAATAA
- a CDS encoding phosphoribosylglycinamide formyltransferase, with protein MKKIVVFASGSGTNAENIIQYFSKNGVGSVAAVFTNKANAGVIERAKKYNVPVEIFSKEDLIEGKVLQKLNDIAVDWIILAGFLLKFPENIVKVYPNRIINIHPALLPKYGGKGMYGMHIHKAIVDNKELETGITIHYVNENYDEGAIIFQENVVLSGKETAEDVAAKIHLLEQEHFPKVILSLLEK; from the coding sequence ATGAAAAAAATTGTTGTTTTTGCTTCTGGATCGGGTACAAATGCTGAAAATATCATTCAGTATTTTTCGAAAAATGGAGTTGGAAGTGTTGCGGCTGTTTTTACAAACAAAGCAAATGCCGGTGTGATTGAAAGAGCAAAAAAATATAATGTTCCTGTTGAAATTTTCTCAAAAGAAGATTTAATAGAAGGTAAAGTACTACAAAAACTTAATGACATTGCTGTAGATTGGATTATTTTAGCAGGATTTTTATTAAAATTTCCAGAAAACATTGTCAAAGTGTATCCTAATAGGATCATAAACATTCATCCGGCGTTGTTGCCAAAGTATGGCGGAAAAGGAATGTATGGAATGCACATCCATAAAGCAATTGTTGATAATAAAGAATTAGAAACGGGAATAACTATTCATTACGTAAATGAAAATTATGATGAAGGCGCTATTATTTTTCAGGAGAATGTAGTTTTGTCAGGAAAGGAAACGGCAGAGGATGTTGCGGCAAAAATTCACCTATTAGAACAAGAACATTTTCCAAAAGTGATATTGAGTCTTTTAGAAAAATAG
- the rnhA gene encoding ribonuclease HI: MEYDVHIYTDGAAKGNPGNGGYGVVMEWVGKPYKKEFYEGFRRTTNNRMELLAVIVGLEKLKNPNTRVLVISDSKYVVDSVVKKWVLGWEKKGFVDRKNSDLWKRFLIVYRKHKVDFKWIKGHNNHVQNERCDELAVMASMQKQLSIDAFYEKEEAKLL; encoded by the coding sequence ATGGAATACGACGTACATATATACACTGACGGTGCTGCCAAAGGAAATCCAGGAAATGGAGGTTATGGTGTTGTAATGGAATGGGTTGGTAAACCGTATAAAAAGGAGTTCTATGAAGGTTTTCGTAGAACTACTAACAATCGTATGGAATTGCTTGCCGTTATTGTAGGTCTTGAGAAATTAAAAAATCCAAACACAAGGGTTTTAGTGATATCGGATTCGAAGTATGTAGTGGATTCTGTGGTTAAGAAATGGGTTCTTGGTTGGGAGAAAAAGGGTTTTGTAGATCGAAAAAATTCTGATTTATGGAAGCGGTTTCTAATCGTTTATCGCAAGCATAAAGTGGATTTCAAGTGGATCAAAGGACATAACAATCATGTTCAAAATGAAAGATGCGATGAGTTAGCGGTTATGGCTTCGATGCAAAAGCAACTTTCTATTGACGCTTTTTACGAAAAGGAGGAGGCGAAATTGCTGTAA
- a CDS encoding PfkB family carbohydrate kinase — MNKLLIVGTVAFDAIETPFGKTDKILGGAATYIGLSASFFNLQSAIVSVVGDDFPQEYLDLLTARNIDISGLEVVKGGKTFFWSGRYHNDLNSRDTLDTQLNVLADFQPKVPQDYKNSDIVMLGNLHPLVQSSVLDQMEKQPKLVVLDTMNFWMDCALPELLEVIKRVDVITINDEEARQLSGEYSLVKAAAKIQTMGPKYVVIKKGEHGALLFHNKDVFFAPALPLEEVFDPTGAGDTFAGGFAGYITQSENISFDNMKNAIIQGSNLASFCVEKFGTEKMLDLDKSDVLSRLQQFKSLTQFDIEL, encoded by the coding sequence ATGAATAAATTATTGATTGTTGGAACTGTAGCTTTCGACGCAATTGAAACTCCTTTTGGAAAAACTGATAAGATTTTAGGTGGTGCAGCTACTTATATTGGATTGTCTGCTTCATTTTTTAATTTACAATCGGCTATAGTTTCTGTAGTTGGAGATGATTTTCCACAAGAATATTTAGATTTATTAACAGCAAGAAATATTGATATTTCTGGTCTTGAAGTTGTCAAGGGAGGGAAAACTTTCTTTTGGAGCGGTCGCTACCATAACGACTTAAATTCAAGAGACACGTTAGATACGCAATTAAACGTTTTGGCAGATTTTCAGCCGAAAGTTCCTCAAGATTATAAAAATTCAGATATAGTGATGTTAGGAAACTTGCATCCTTTAGTGCAAAGTAGCGTTTTGGATCAAATGGAAAAGCAACCAAAATTAGTGGTACTTGACACGATGAACTTCTGGATGGATTGTGCGCTACCGGAATTATTAGAAGTGATCAAGCGTGTAGATGTTATTACAATCAACGATGAAGAAGCGCGTCAGCTTTCTGGTGAATATTCTTTAGTTAAGGCTGCAGCCAAAATTCAGACGATGGGTCCAAAATATGTGGTGATTAAAAAAGGAGAACACGGAGCGCTTTTGTTTCATAACAAAGATGTGTTCTTTGCACCAGCTTTACCATTAGAAGAAGTTTTTGATCCAACTGGAGCTGGAGATACTTTTGCCGGTGGATTCGCTGGGTATATTACACAAAGCGAAAACATTTCATTTGATAATATGAAAAATGCAATTATTCAAGGTTCTAATCTAGCTTCCTTTTGTGTGGAGAAATTTGGAACGGAAAAAATGCTTGATTTAGATAAAAGTGACGTGTTGTCAAGATTGCAACAATTTAAGTCATTGACACAATTTGATATAGAATTATAA
- a CDS encoding amidophosphoribosyltransferase yields the protein MSDALKHECGIALVRLLKPLEFYKEKYGTSFYGIQKMYLLMEKQHNRGQDGAGFASIKLDVEPGERYISRVRSNDSQPIQDVFTQINDRINEEMTAHPEYADDVALQKKKIPYLGELFLGHVRYGTFGKNSIESVHPFLRQNNWMHRNLILAGNFNMTNVQELFQSLIELGQHPKEMADTVTVMEKIGHFLDDAVTDLYQDCKNEGLNKRDASAVIAERLDVARILRRASKNLDGGYAMAGLLGHGDAFVFRDPAGIRPAYFYQDDEIVVVASERPVIQTAFNVPFEKIQEIEPGSALIIKKNGTISMEEILTPTVRKSCSFERIYFSRGSDAEIYQERKTLGKLILPAVLKAIDKDTDNTVFSYIPNTAETSFYGMVEAAQDFLNKRKNNHILKNRDVLTKESLEELLAVKIRTEKVAIKDAKLRTFITEDSSRDDLVAHVYDVTYGVIKPTDNLVIIDDSIVRGTTLKMSIIKMMDRLNPKRIVIVSSAPQIRYPDCYGIDMAKMEGLIAFRAALELLKERNQYHIVDEVYLKCKAQENFLDTEVVNYVTAIYAPFKPQEISDKIAEMLSSPEIKAEVKIIFQTVANLHIACPKNLGDWYFTGDYPTPGGNRVVNRAFMNFYEGKDARAY from the coding sequence ATGAGTGACGCTTTAAAACATGAATGTGGTATAGCCTTAGTACGACTACTTAAACCGCTTGAATTCTACAAAGAGAAATATGGAACTTCTTTTTACGGAATTCAGAAAATGTATCTTCTTATGGAGAAGCAGCACAATCGCGGACAAGATGGTGCTGGTTTTGCAAGTATAAAATTAGATGTGGAACCAGGAGAGCGTTATATTAGCCGCGTTCGATCGAATGATTCACAACCGATTCAGGATGTTTTTACTCAAATTAATGATAGAATAAACGAAGAAATGACAGCTCATCCTGAATATGCGGATGATGTGGCACTTCAAAAAAAGAAAATTCCATATTTAGGCGAATTGTTTTTAGGACATGTTCGTTACGGAACTTTTGGAAAAAATAGTATTGAGAGCGTACATCCATTTCTACGTCAGAATAACTGGATGCATAGAAACCTGATTCTAGCAGGTAACTTCAATATGACTAATGTGCAAGAACTTTTTCAAAGTTTAATTGAATTAGGGCAGCACCCTAAAGAAATGGCAGACACGGTTACTGTTATGGAAAAAATTGGACATTTTCTAGATGACGCAGTGACTGATTTGTACCAAGATTGTAAAAACGAAGGTTTAAATAAGAGAGATGCTTCGGCTGTGATAGCAGAGCGACTAGATGTAGCACGCATCTTAAGAAGAGCGTCAAAAAACTTAGACGGAGGTTACGCAATGGCCGGTCTTTTAGGTCATGGTGATGCTTTTGTTTTTAGAGATCCTGCAGGAATTCGTCCCGCTTATTTTTATCAGGACGACGAGATAGTGGTGGTTGCTTCTGAAAGACCAGTAATTCAAACTGCTTTTAATGTTCCTTTTGAAAAAATTCAAGAAATTGAGCCAGGAAGTGCCTTGATAATCAAAAAGAATGGAACCATTTCTATGGAAGAAATTCTGACTCCTACAGTTAGAAAATCATGTTCATTCGAGCGTATTTATTTCTCTAGAGGAAGCGATGCCGAAATATATCAAGAAAGAAAAACTCTAGGAAAGTTAATTCTTCCTGCGGTTTTAAAGGCAATAGATAAAGATACAGACAATACTGTTTTTTCGTATATTCCTAATACTGCTGAAACCTCTTTCTACGGAATGGTAGAAGCTGCGCAAGATTTTTTAAATAAAAGAAAGAATAACCATATTCTTAAAAACAGAGATGTTTTAACTAAAGAATCGCTTGAAGAGCTATTAGCTGTAAAAATACGTACTGAAAAAGTAGCAATTAAAGATGCGAAATTAAGAACATTTATTACTGAGGATAGTAGTCGTGATGATTTAGTGGCGCACGTTTATGACGTTACTTACGGTGTTATCAAGCCAACAGATAATTTAGTAATTATCGACGATAGTATTGTGCGTGGAACTACGTTGAAAATGAGTATCATTAAAATGATGGATCGTTTAAACCCTAAACGAATTGTTATTGTTTCATCAGCTCCACAAATTCGTTATCCTGATTGCTATGGAATTGATATGGCTAAAATGGAAGGGTTAATTGCATTTAGAGCAGCACTTGAGCTATTGAAAGAAAGAAATCAATATCATATTGTTGATGAAGTGTATTTGAAATGTAAAGCGCAAGAAAACTTTTTAGATACTGAGGTTGTTAATTATGTTACAGCTATTTATGCGCCATTCAAACCACAAGAAATATCAGATAAAATTGCTGAAATGTTGAGTTCACCTGAAATTAAAGCAGAAGTGAAAATTATTTTTCAAACGGTTGCTAATCTACATATTGCTTGTCCTAAAAATTTAGGAGATTGGTATTTTACAGGTGATTATCCAACACCAGGAGGGAATCGCGTGGTAAATCGTGCATTTATGAATTTTTACGAAGGAAAAGACGCAAGAGCCTATTAA
- a CDS encoding superoxide dismutase, producing the protein MAFELPQLPYAYDALEPNIDARTMEIHHTKHHNAYTTNLNAAVAGTDMEGKTIENILINLDMKNMAVRNNGGGFYNHNLFWTVMAPNGGGLPTGDLLAAIEAAFGTFDEFKASFSKAGATQFGSGWAWLCTHKGGKVSVCGTPNQDNPLMPGVGCGGTPILGMDVWEHAYYLHYQNRRPDYIEAFFNVINWTEVARRYALEK; encoded by the coding sequence ATGGCTTTTGAATTACCACAATTACCTTATGCTTATGATGCATTAGAACCAAATATCGATGCTCGTACAATGGAAATCCATCATACAAAACATCATAATGCTTACACTACTAATCTGAACGCTGCAGTTGCAGGTACAGATATGGAAGGTAAGACTATTGAAAACATCTTGATCAATCTTGACATGAAAAACATGGCTGTTAGAAACAACGGTGGTGGTTTTTACAATCACAACTTGTTCTGGACTGTTATGGCTCCTAATGGTGGCGGATTACCTACTGGTGATTTATTAGCTGCAATTGAGGCTGCTTTTGGAACCTTTGACGAATTTAAAGCAAGTTTCAGTAAAGCAGGAGCTACACAATTTGGTTCTGGATGGGCTTGGCTTTGCACTCATAAAGGCGGAAAAGTAAGTGTTTGCGGAACACCTAATCAAGATAATCCATTAATGCCTGGTGTAGGTTGTGGCGGAACTCCAATTTTAGGAATGGATGTTTGGGAGCATGCTTACTACTTGCATTATCAAAATAGAAGACCAGATTATATCGAAGCTTTCTTCAATGTAATTAACTGGACTGAAGTAGCTAGAAGATATGCTTTAGAGAAATAG